A portion of the Bacteroides faecium genome contains these proteins:
- a CDS encoding SMI1/KNR4 family protein produces MEVIESKWYKKDGANTAFIEDVEKQLNTTLPKQYKSFLLWSNGGEGKLGDNYIYIWAIEDIIAYNHDYGIQKYLQKEYLAWMVILDIFFICLTIVYIGWIWEI; encoded by the coding sequence ATGGAAGTAATAGAAAGTAAATGGTATAAAAAGGATGGTGCAAATACTGCGTTTATTGAAGATGTAGAAAAGCAGCTAAATACAACCTTGCCAAAACAGTACAAAAGTTTTTTGTTATGGAGCAATGGTGGTGAGGGTAAGTTAGGAGATAACTACATTTATATATGGGCTATTGAAGATATTATTGCTTACAATCATGACTATGGAATACAAAAATATCTTCAAAAAGAGTATTTGGCATGGATGGTGATATTGGATATATTTTTTATCTGCCTGACAATAGTATATATAGGGTGGATTTGGGAGATTTAG